In one window of Deltaproteobacteria bacterium DNA:
- a CDS encoding DMT family protein, which yields MNLSIARTVGLLILSNCFMTYAWYGHLKTLIDKPWYVAAIASWGVALFEYVLQVPANRIGYGVLTLPQLKIMQEVIALTVFVPFAMLVMKQPIKLDYLWAGCCILGAVYFVFRGS from the coding sequence ATGAACCTGTCCATCGCGCGGACCGTGGGTCTGCTGATCCTCTCCAACTGCTTCATGACCTACGCGTGGTACGGGCACTTGAAGACGCTCATCGACAAGCCCTGGTACGTGGCCGCGATCGCGTCGTGGGGGGTGGCGCTCTTCGAGTACGTCTTGCAGGTGCCCGCGAACCGCATCGGCTACGGCGTGCTCACGCTGCCGCAGCTCAAGATCATGCAGGAGGTCATCGCGCTCACGGTGTTCGTGCCGTTCGCGATGCTGGTGATGAAGCAGCCCATCAAGCTCGACTACCTCTGGGCCGGGTGCTGCATCCTGGGCGCGGTGTACTTCGTGTTCCGCGGGAGCTGA